In the genome of Nocardia sp. NBC_00416, one region contains:
- a CDS encoding IS5 family transposase — translation MNSVTATCRADLTDAQWAKLKPLLPAGMKPGRPPRWSKRRLIDGIRWRIRTGSPWRDIPTTYGPWQTVYGLFRRWQRDGTWESILTALQAHADAGGEIEWTVSVDSTIARAHQHAAGARRDFDGQVEPAGGFDDEPADHGLGRSRGGFTTKLHLAADQGQRPLALVITPGQWADCPQFTTVLGEIRVPRLGVGGTRSRPDRVLADKAYSSAANRAYLRQRGIKATIPIKADQAAHRVAKGNAGGRPPAFDPNLYKLRHAVECTISRLKQHRAVATRYDKLAVRYLATVRVAAINLWLSGHDL, via the coding sequence GTGAACAGCGTAACGGCAACGTGCCGTGCGGATCTGACTGATGCTCAGTGGGCGAAACTGAAACCGCTACTACCTGCTGGTATGAAGCCGGGTCGGCCACCGCGGTGGTCGAAACGCCGGTTGATCGACGGGATCCGGTGGCGGATCCGGACCGGCAGCCCGTGGCGTGATATTCCGACAACGTATGGGCCGTGGCAGACGGTGTACGGGTTGTTCCGCCGCTGGCAGCGTGACGGCACGTGGGAATCGATACTGACCGCGCTGCAAGCCCACGCCGACGCGGGCGGCGAGATCGAGTGGACGGTGAGCGTGGACTCCACGATCGCCCGTGCGCACCAGCATGCGGCGGGTGCCCGCCGCGACTTCGACGGTCAGGTCGAACCGGCGGGTGGTTTCGACGACGAACCCGCTGACCACGGTCTGGGACGGTCGCGGGGTGGGTTCACCACGAAGCTGCATCTGGCCGCCGACCAGGGCCAGCGGCCGTTGGCTCTGGTGATCACACCTGGTCAGTGGGCCGATTGCCCGCAGTTCACGACGGTGCTCGGCGAAATACGGGTGCCGCGACTCGGGGTCGGTGGCACCCGGTCGCGACCGGATCGGGTCCTGGCCGACAAAGCCTATTCCTCGGCGGCCAACCGTGCTTACCTGCGGCAACGCGGGATCAAGGCAACCATCCCGATCAAGGCGGACCAGGCAGCGCATCGCGTGGCCAAAGGAAACGCTGGCGGCCGGCCGCCAGCGTTCGACCCGAACCTCTACAAACTGCGCCACGCCGTGGAATGCACGATCAGCCGCCTCAAACAGCACCGCGCAGTCGCCACCCGCTATGACAAACTCGCTGTCCGCTACCTGGCCACGGTCCGCGTCGCCGCAATCAACCTGTGGTTATCCGGCCACGACTTATGA
- a CDS encoding NAD-dependent succinate-semialdehyde dehydrogenase, whose translation MSTYVTTNPATGTTEHEFPGLADDQLSGIAERSAAGYAIWRPTPVADRAGALARTADLYEKRSAELAAAITTEMGKPTKQAAGEVQLAADIYRWYAENGPDLLTTEHLDPQGADESVVQKLPIGPLIGVMPWNYPYYQVARFVAPNLLLGNTIILKHASICAASSNLMADILHDAGVPQDAYINVYASSAQIAELLAHPAIRGVSLTGSERAGAAVAAEAAKNLKKSVLELGGSDPFILLDTDDMAKTVRRAAQARLSNAGQACNSPKRFIVLDDLYDDFVRGLVDEFDRAVIGDPADPETEVGPLSSVSARDTVAGQISTAVRQGATLHTGGSPMDGAGAFLRPAVLTGITPEMDAYSEEIFGPAAMVYRVSSADEAVRLANDVDFGLSGSVWSADTARAAEIADRLEVGMAYINEHGTTLPGLPFGGVNHSGYGRELGRWGMGEFVNNKLRRTSAH comes from the coding sequence ATGAGTACTTATGTGACGACGAACCCGGCCACAGGTACTACTGAACACGAATTCCCGGGACTGGCCGACGACCAGCTTTCCGGCATCGCCGAACGTTCCGCCGCGGGGTACGCGATATGGCGACCGACCCCGGTGGCGGACCGTGCCGGCGCGCTGGCGCGAACCGCGGATCTGTACGAGAAACGGTCGGCGGAACTCGCCGCCGCCATTACGACGGAAATGGGCAAGCCAACTAAGCAGGCGGCCGGGGAGGTGCAGCTCGCCGCCGATATCTATCGCTGGTACGCCGAGAACGGACCCGATCTGCTGACGACCGAGCACCTCGATCCCCAGGGCGCCGACGAGTCGGTGGTCCAGAAATTACCGATCGGACCGCTCATCGGAGTGATGCCGTGGAACTATCCCTACTACCAGGTGGCTCGTTTCGTCGCGCCGAACCTGTTGCTCGGCAATACGATAATTCTCAAACACGCCTCGATCTGTGCGGCGTCGTCGAACCTCATGGCCGACATCTTGCACGACGCGGGGGTTCCGCAGGACGCGTATATCAATGTGTACGCGAGTTCCGCTCAGATCGCCGAACTGCTGGCGCATCCCGCGATCCGCGGTGTGTCCTTGACCGGTAGCGAACGAGCGGGCGCCGCGGTCGCCGCGGAGGCCGCCAAGAATCTCAAGAAGTCCGTTCTCGAACTCGGCGGTTCCGATCCGTTCATCCTGCTGGACACCGACGATATGGCGAAAACGGTGCGGCGCGCCGCGCAGGCGCGGCTGTCGAATGCGGGCCAGGCGTGCAACTCGCCGAAACGCTTCATCGTCCTCGACGATCTGTACGACGACTTCGTCCGAGGTCTGGTGGACGAATTCGATCGCGCGGTCATCGGCGATCCGGCGGACCCCGAGACAGAAGTGGGGCCATTGTCGTCCGTCTCCGCACGAGACACCGTCGCCGGCCAGATCAGCACCGCCGTACGACAGGGAGCGACGCTGCACACGGGCGGCTCGCCCATGGACGGTGCCGGAGCGTTCCTCCGACCTGCCGTTCTCACCGGGATCACGCCGGAGATGGATGCCTACTCAGAGGAGATCTTCGGTCCGGCCGCGATGGTCTACCGGGTGTCCTCCGCCGACGAAGCGGTGCGACTGGCCAATGACGTCGACTTCGGCCTGAGCGGGTCGGTGTGGAGCGCCGATACCGCACGAGCCGCGGAGATCGCCGACCGTCTGGAAGTCGGAATGGCCTACATCAACGAACACGGGACGACATTGCCCGGCTTGCCCTTCGGTGGTGTCAACCACTCCGGGTACGGACGTGAACTGGGGCGCTGGGGGATGGGCGAGTTCGTCAACAACAAACTCCGGCGGACCTCGGCACACTAG
- a CDS encoding FecCD family ABC transporter permease, with translation MSTATLTPPRTSLSRAVVLLILAALLAALLAGGLFVGSGDFSANDVRLALFDEGDPTALGVIRNQRIPRTLLAALVGAALGVAGAVMQGLTRNPLADPGILGVNSGAYFAMVLGSVVAGAGGSDYLWWSLGGAFAASVLVYFVGSRGIGGASPAKLVLTGVAIASMLSGLAFGLTMIHPRTFDAIRGLLIGTLDGRGWPQLSATWPLVLLGSAGAVALAGYLNALALGDDRANALGVPVTAVRAVGFVVVTVLCGAATAAVGPITFVGLMVPHAVRMVVGPDHRWMIPLCLLVGPIVLVGSDLIARVATASELPVGMVTAFLGAPVLIWLARREEGAQW, from the coding sequence GTGTCCACAGCCACCCTGACTCCGCCGCGGACGTCACTGTCGCGGGCTGTCGTGCTGCTGATACTGGCGGCTCTGCTGGCGGCGTTGCTGGCCGGTGGCCTCTTCGTCGGCAGCGGCGACTTCTCGGCGAACGATGTCCGGCTCGCGCTGTTCGACGAAGGCGACCCCACCGCCCTGGGCGTGATCCGAAACCAGCGAATACCCCGCACACTGTTGGCCGCGCTGGTCGGCGCGGCGCTCGGGGTGGCAGGTGCGGTGATGCAGGGATTGACCCGTAACCCGCTGGCCGACCCCGGCATCCTCGGCGTGAACTCCGGTGCTTATTTCGCGATGGTGCTCGGCTCCGTGGTGGCCGGGGCCGGGGGCAGCGACTATCTCTGGTGGTCGCTGGGCGGTGCGTTCGCCGCGTCGGTGCTGGTCTATTTCGTCGGCTCCCGCGGGATCGGCGGGGCGAGTCCGGCCAAGCTCGTGCTCACCGGTGTCGCGATCGCCTCGATGCTCAGCGGACTCGCGTTCGGCCTCACCATGATTCATCCGCGAACGTTCGACGCCATCCGTGGACTGCTGATCGGAACGCTCGACGGGCGCGGTTGGCCGCAACTGTCGGCCACCTGGCCGCTGGTGCTGCTCGGGTCGGCCGGTGCGGTCGCGCTGGCCGGCTATCTCAACGCGCTCGCGCTGGGCGACGACCGCGCCAATGCACTCGGTGTGCCGGTGACCGCGGTGCGCGCTGTCGGCTTCGTGGTGGTCACCGTGCTGTGTGGCGCGGCTACCGCGGCAGTCGGGCCCATCACTTTCGTCGGACTGATGGTGCCGCACGCGGTACGCATGGTGGTGGGGCCGGATCACCGGTGGATGATTCCCTTGTGTCTGCTGGTCGGACCGATCGTGCTGGTCGGCTCGGACCTCATCGCCCGCGTTGCCACCGCCAGCGAACTGCCGGTGGGAATGGTCACCGCGTTCCTCGGAGCGCCGGTGCTGATCTGGCTCGCCCGCCGGGAGGAAGGGGCGCAGTGGTGA
- a CDS encoding FecCD family ABC transporter permease: MTPGAGAIPVPSARWPRRVRFLRVSAIGLSLRVDIVSLAITLMLLVITAVVGIRSLGASTTRTPGLGFVEVVEVLTGRIGGAPANHVATWLPVVVTAVLGGASLALSGAIFQTITRNPLGSPDIIGFTTGANTGALVAMLVFGLGSGGATVGALTGCLLTAVAVYFLGMRGGTGNFRFIIVGIGVSAMLLSFNGYLVATADVQNAGAAAAWGMGNLRDLTMADTIPVFVTLAVLVPALMAVAPRMRMFELGTDSARSKGVDTGRTQILLLVIGVGFAAATTAIAGPIAFVALVAPQVAARITPSAGIPLVTSAAVGATLLVSSEVVARTILAPQTQLPVGVVTTSLGGVYLLFLLLAQSRKARP; this comes from the coding sequence GTGACCCCGGGCGCAGGCGCAATACCGGTCCCGTCGGCTCGCTGGCCCCGCCGGGTGCGGTTCCTGCGGGTGTCCGCGATCGGGCTGAGCCTGCGCGTCGACATCGTCTCGCTGGCGATCACCCTCATGCTGCTGGTGATCACCGCGGTGGTCGGCATCCGGTCGCTGGGTGCGAGTACCACCCGCACGCCGGGGCTCGGGTTCGTCGAGGTCGTCGAGGTGCTCACCGGCCGGATCGGCGGTGCGCCGGCCAACCATGTCGCGACCTGGCTGCCGGTCGTCGTCACCGCGGTGCTCGGTGGGGCGTCGCTCGCGTTGTCGGGTGCGATCTTTCAGACCATCACCCGTAATCCGCTGGGCAGCCCCGACATCATCGGCTTCACCACCGGAGCCAATACCGGCGCGCTGGTGGCCATGCTGGTGTTCGGGCTCGGGTCGGGCGGCGCCACAGTCGGCGCGTTGACCGGTTGTCTGCTCACTGCCGTGGCCGTGTATTTCCTCGGGATGCGCGGCGGCACCGGTAATTTCCGGTTCATCATCGTGGGCATCGGCGTGTCGGCGATGCTGTTGTCGTTCAACGGCTATCTGGTCGCCACCGCCGATGTGCAGAACGCGGGCGCGGCCGCCGCCTGGGGGATGGGCAATCTGCGCGATCTGACGATGGCCGACACCATTCCGGTGTTCGTCACGCTGGCCGTGCTCGTCCCCGCACTGATGGCGGTGGCGCCCCGGATGCGGATGTTCGAGCTCGGCACCGATTCGGCCCGCAGCAAAGGTGTCGATACCGGACGAACCCAGATACTGCTGCTGGTGATCGGCGTCGGGTTCGCCGCGGCGACGACCGCGATCGCCGGGCCCATCGCCTTCGTCGCACTCGTCGCGCCACAGGTCGCGGCGCGGATCACCCCGAGCGCGGGGATCCCGCTGGTCACCTCGGCGGCCGTCGGCGCCACCCTGCTGGTCTCCAGCGAAGTGGTGGCCCGCACGATCCTCGCGCCGCAGACCCAGCTCCCGGTCGGTGTGGTCACCACCTCGCTGGGCGGTGTCTACCTGCTGTTCCTGCTGCTCGCCCAGTCCCGAAAGGCCCGCCCGTGA
- a CDS encoding ABC transporter ATP-binding protein: protein MTSNAISGDGAGRLTGTDLRVGYGERTVLADLDVVVPDGSFTVIVGPNACGKSTLLRTLSRLLRPQRGAVLLDGRDVAGYGGKEFAREVGLLPQQSIAPEGITIIDLVSRGRFPYQKMFRQWTEEDQRAVDFALQVTRLTELSTRPVEALSGGQRQRVWIAMALAQETPILLLDEPTTYLDLGHQIEVLELCGELNRRGTTLVAVLHDLNQAARYASHIIAMRGGEIVAVGPPGRIITAELVDRVFGVYTQVIDDPQTGTPLVVPLARGAVRVDSA from the coding sequence GTGACCAGCAACGCCATTTCCGGGGACGGCGCCGGGCGGCTCACCGGCACGGATCTGCGGGTCGGCTACGGCGAGCGCACCGTGCTCGCCGATCTCGATGTCGTCGTGCCCGACGGCTCGTTCACCGTGATCGTCGGACCGAACGCGTGCGGCAAATCGACGCTGCTGCGGACGTTGTCGCGACTACTGCGACCGCAGCGCGGTGCGGTGCTGCTCGACGGGCGCGATGTGGCCGGCTACGGCGGCAAGGAGTTCGCCAGGGAGGTGGGGCTGCTGCCGCAGCAGTCGATCGCGCCGGAGGGGATCACGATCATCGACCTGGTCTCCCGCGGTCGGTTCCCCTACCAGAAGATGTTCCGGCAATGGACCGAGGAGGACCAGCGCGCCGTCGATTTCGCACTCCAGGTCACCCGGCTCACCGAGCTGTCGACGCGGCCGGTGGAGGCGCTGTCGGGCGGTCAGCGACAGCGGGTGTGGATCGCGATGGCGCTGGCTCAGGAGACGCCGATCCTGCTGCTGGACGAGCCGACGACCTACCTCGACCTCGGTCACCAGATAGAAGTGCTCGAACTGTGCGGCGAACTCAATCGGCGGGGCACCACGCTCGTCGCGGTGCTGCACGACCTCAATCAGGCCGCCCGCTACGCGTCGCACATCATCGCCATGCGCGGTGGTGAGATCGTCGCCGTCGGTCCGCCCGGACGGATCATCACCGCCGAGCTGGTCGACCGGGTCTTCGGCGTGTACACGCAGGTCATCGATGATCCGCAGACCGGAACGCCGCTGGTGGTGCCGCTCGCGCGGGGCGCGGTCCGGGTCGACAGCGCGTGA
- a CDS encoding ABC transporter substrate-binding protein: protein MSRRRIRVVVAVLASVILAAACVKSDDTTYEVFDDPDGTPGYSLPDQPRVVALGWSDGAVAVELGVKPVAIYDWMSLGETTKGVGEWDVAAFGDSTPELLSAQSAGEFNMQQIEELAPDLILNVRAKADSAVTDNLRKIAPVVTAPEGTGDYAVNWQTQAEIIGAALGERDAADTIIAATTDRQRTVAGEHPEFAGKTFVYAAKYGTAYGAYLAGDARFDFFADLGFVQNPPVTRLQSSGFFAQVPVERVGDLDAQVAVFTTIGLPFTDLENDTLINSLAVVRDGHAVRLPENDPVVLALSAGTPNSLSFALDRITPQLVAAAR from the coding sequence ATGTCGAGACGGCGTATCCGGGTGGTCGTGGCGGTACTCGCGAGCGTGATCCTGGCGGCGGCCTGTGTGAAGTCCGATGACACCACATACGAGGTCTTCGACGATCCCGACGGCACGCCCGGCTACTCGCTGCCGGATCAGCCGCGCGTGGTGGCGCTCGGCTGGTCCGACGGCGCGGTCGCGGTGGAGCTGGGGGTGAAACCGGTGGCGATCTATGACTGGATGAGCCTGGGCGAGACCACCAAAGGAGTCGGTGAATGGGATGTGGCGGCGTTCGGCGACAGTACGCCCGAGCTGTTGTCCGCGCAGAGCGCCGGTGAGTTCAACATGCAGCAGATCGAGGAACTCGCCCCCGACCTGATCCTCAACGTGCGGGCCAAAGCGGACAGCGCTGTCACCGACAACCTGCGCAAGATCGCACCGGTGGTCACCGCGCCCGAGGGGACCGGCGACTACGCGGTGAACTGGCAGACCCAGGCCGAGATCATCGGCGCTGCCCTGGGTGAGCGCGACGCGGCCGACACGATCATCGCCGCGACCACGGACCGGCAGCGGACCGTCGCCGGCGAGCACCCGGAGTTCGCGGGCAAGACGTTCGTCTACGCCGCGAAGTACGGCACCGCCTATGGCGCCTACCTGGCGGGCGATGCCCGGTTCGACTTCTTCGCCGACCTGGGTTTCGTGCAGAATCCGCCGGTCACCCGGCTGCAGAGTTCGGGATTCTTCGCGCAGGTCCCGGTGGAGCGGGTGGGGGACCTGGATGCGCAGGTCGCCGTCTTCACCACCATCGGACTGCCGTTCACCGACCTCGAGAACGACACCTTGATCAACTCGCTGGCCGTGGTGCGCGACGGTCACGCCGTGCGGCTGCCCGAGAACGATCCGGTCGTTCTGGCCTTGTCCGCGGGCACACCGAATTCCCTGAGTTTCGCGCTGGACCGCATCACCCCGCAGCTGGTCGCGGCGGCGCGGTGA
- the entS gene encoding enterobactin transporter EntS: MPGGEHSRRRIGTARSSNKIAIDLAPLRTSRDFRTLFLARTISVFGIGFLVVALPIQVYQRTGSTAMVAAVATVIGISAFAGTLLGGTAADHYDRRAVIVASRAAATLGFALLAVNAMLPDPRLWIIFGCAVIDGLTGGISETALVAAVPGLIPPDKLAAGAALMALTADLGSMAAPALAGLLIAWVDIAANYWLAAGASLVTTVLIARLGPMIAERGHDESPIRAALSGFRFAAGHRIVGATLLVGCVTMLLSGWNVLVPEYVTEVLHGGEATAGLLFAAPAVGAVLGSLTSGWTGSIRRGGRVIFVATLVSAAGIVGAGLVGATVAVFAGLAAHGAGRVVSDIARFAVVQAGTPDAFRGRVSGLWTAQLTLALSLGSVVAGVVSSAVPTRAVFLVYGAGGCLLAVLLWCVLATLRNLDDSATVAR; this comes from the coding sequence GTGCCCGGGGGAGAACACAGCCGCCGTCGCATCGGGACGGCGAGATCGTCGAACAAGATCGCCATCGACCTGGCCCCGCTGCGGACCAGTCGTGACTTCCGCACGCTGTTCCTGGCCCGCACCATCTCGGTGTTCGGTATCGGATTCCTGGTGGTCGCGCTCCCGATCCAGGTCTATCAGCGCACCGGGTCGACCGCCATGGTCGCGGCGGTCGCCACGGTCATCGGAATCTCGGCCTTCGCGGGCACCTTGCTCGGCGGTACGGCGGCAGACCACTACGACCGGCGGGCGGTGATCGTGGCCTCCCGTGCCGCCGCGACCCTCGGATTCGCCCTGCTCGCGGTGAACGCGATGCTCCCCGACCCGCGGCTCTGGATCATCTTCGGCTGCGCGGTGATCGACGGACTGACCGGAGGAATCTCCGAAACCGCGCTGGTCGCGGCCGTGCCGGGGCTGATCCCGCCCGATAAGCTCGCCGCCGGAGCCGCGCTGATGGCCTTGACGGCCGACCTCGGTTCCATGGCGGCGCCCGCGCTCGCGGGTCTGCTCATCGCGTGGGTCGATATCGCCGCAAATTACTGGCTGGCCGCGGGAGCGAGCCTGGTGACGACCGTGCTCATCGCCCGGCTCGGCCCGATGATCGCCGAACGCGGCCACGACGAATCACCGATCCGGGCCGCGCTGTCCGGCTTCCGCTTCGCCGCCGGGCACCGGATCGTCGGCGCGACGCTGCTGGTCGGCTGCGTGACCATGCTGCTGTCCGGGTGGAACGTACTGGTCCCGGAATACGTGACCGAGGTACTGCACGGCGGGGAGGCGACCGCGGGCCTGCTGTTCGCCGCGCCCGCGGTCGGCGCGGTGCTCGGCTCGCTCACCTCGGGCTGGACCGGGTCGATCCGGCGCGGCGGTCGGGTGATCTTCGTGGCGACGCTCGTCTCGGCCGCCGGGATCGTCGGCGCCGGTCTCGTCGGCGCCACCGTGGCGGTCTTCGCCGGCCTGGCCGCGCACGGCGCCGGCCGGGTGGTGAGTGACATCGCGCGGTTCGCGGTGGTGCAGGCCGGCACCCCGGACGCGTTCCGCGGCCGGGTCTCGGGTCTGTGGACCGCGCAGCTCACCCTCGCACTGTCACTGGGCTCGGTGGTCGCGGGCGTGGTGTCGAGCGCGGTCCCGACCCGGGCGGTCTTCCTCGTCTACGGCGCGGGCGGCTGCCTGCTGGCCGTCCTCCTGTGGTGCGTGCTCGCCACCCTGCGCAACCTCGACGACAGCGCAACCGTTGCGCGGTGA
- a CDS encoding amino acid ABC transporter ATP-binding protein, with translation MVEVRNMTKAFNDLVVLDGIDFCVAKGEVVLLLGPSGSGKSTLLRTLNCLETIESGTVRVCGEMIGFTDDGRRRPLSEAQIAKQRHHTGMVFQSFNLFPMMSALDNVASGPRHVLGTPKEAARRQARELLELVGLGNKGENYPSQLSGGQQQRVAIARALAMKPKVMLFDEPTSALDPEMVKEVLEVMVRLRDEGMTMVVVSHEMGFAKAAADRIVFMSEGKIVEDADPDQFFDNPQSPRTRQFLRQVL, from the coding sequence ATGGTCGAAGTTCGGAACATGACCAAAGCGTTCAACGACCTGGTCGTGCTCGACGGAATCGACTTCTGTGTGGCCAAGGGAGAGGTAGTTCTCCTGCTGGGGCCGTCGGGCAGCGGAAAGAGCACACTACTGCGAACGTTGAACTGCCTCGAGACGATCGAATCGGGCACCGTGCGCGTCTGCGGCGAGATGATCGGGTTCACCGACGACGGGCGGCGGCGCCCCCTCTCGGAAGCCCAGATCGCGAAACAGCGCCATCACACCGGAATGGTGTTCCAGAGCTTCAATCTCTTTCCCATGATGAGTGCCCTGGACAACGTCGCGTCGGGTCCGCGGCATGTACTGGGCACCCCGAAGGAGGCCGCTCGCCGGCAGGCTCGGGAACTGCTCGAACTGGTGGGTCTGGGAAACAAGGGAGAGAACTATCCTTCCCAGTTGTCGGGCGGGCAACAGCAACGGGTAGCCATCGCCCGGGCCCTCGCGATGAAACCGAAGGTCATGCTGTTCGACGAGCCCACGTCGGCACTCGACCCCGAAATGGTCAAAGAGGTGCTCGAGGTGATGGTCCGCTTGCGCGACGAGGGTATGACCATGGTCGTCGTCAGCCATGAGATGGGCTTCGCCAAGGCGGCAGCCGACCGCATCGTTTTCATGAGTGAGGGAAAAATAGTCGAGGACGCGGATCCGGATCAGTTCTTCGATAATCCGCAGAGTCCCCGGACTCGACAGTTCCTGCGTCAGGTCCTCTGA
- a CDS encoding amino acid ABC transporter permease, with protein MWSWDAFFSILTSRQLLEGAWVTIWLTVVSMILGLILAVLVAAARSSRFIPLRAVSGFYVWLMRGTPLLVQLVIIYTGLPQVGIKLGVIEAALLGLVLNEAAYLSEIVRSGIMSVPAGQTEAARALGMSPAKVFRVVVLPQALRVMIPPLGNSFNGLLKTTTLVSVISVQELLRRTQFLVQVNFRVLEGLCAAALYFLVLTTLWGLIQRLLEARVGRGYDRNYTHKSSRESQIPDESALEAEAVNR; from the coding sequence ATGTGGTCTTGGGACGCATTCTTCTCCATCCTGACGAGTCGGCAGTTACTCGAAGGCGCGTGGGTCACGATCTGGCTCACCGTCGTCAGCATGATCCTCGGGCTGATACTCGCGGTGCTGGTCGCCGCCGCCCGCTCTTCGCGATTCATTCCGCTGCGCGCAGTATCCGGGTTCTACGTCTGGTTGATGCGCGGCACCCCGCTGCTGGTTCAACTCGTCATCATCTATACCGGGCTGCCGCAGGTCGGGATCAAACTCGGGGTGATCGAAGCCGCACTCCTCGGATTGGTGCTCAACGAGGCGGCCTACCTCTCCGAGATCGTGCGTTCGGGGATCATGTCGGTCCCCGCCGGTCAGACCGAAGCCGCACGGGCACTCGGAATGTCTCCGGCCAAGGTGTTCCGGGTGGTCGTGCTGCCGCAGGCGCTTCGCGTGATGATTCCCCCGCTGGGGAACAGCTTCAACGGGCTCCTGAAAACCACGACACTGGTGTCGGTGATTTCTGTTCAGGAACTGCTCCGGCGGACACAGTTCCTGGTACAGGTCAATTTCCGAGTGCTCGAAGGACTGTGCGCGGCCGCGTTGTACTTCCTGGTGTTGACCACCCTGTGGGGCTTGATCCAGCGGCTGCTCGAGGCCCGGGTCGGCAGAGGTTACGACCGGAACTACACACACAAGAGCTCTCGGGAGTCGCAGATTCCGGACGAGAGCGCACTCGAGGCAGAGGCGGTGAATCGATGA
- a CDS encoding ABC transporter substrate-binding protein → MRKIIGFAAAVVVAAAVTGCSSSEEVAAPTNCSPTLGAADLAQEGALTMATNATLPPMQYVDADGDVIGMRVDLGKEIAARLCLAPKFVNIDFDAQIPGVQSGRWDMIDTGMFYTPARAETIDLVPYEVQAVSISVPSGNPESISTVDDLAGKTIGVEAPGYEFDTLTALAQRFADTGKPALKVQTFKTNADAYQALSAGQLDGTSIVESVTSFYQKDGRFETAVGGINEAPLAMGFAKDSKAATEVARVLSEMRADGYLANLFDQYGVTGYEGDITVSTGPLDS, encoded by the coding sequence ATGCGCAAGATCATCGGATTCGCGGCAGCGGTCGTCGTTGCCGCCGCCGTCACAGGGTGCAGTTCATCCGAGGAGGTCGCCGCCCCGACGAATTGTTCACCGACCCTCGGCGCCGCCGATCTCGCGCAGGAGGGCGCGCTGACCATGGCCACCAACGCCACGCTTCCGCCGATGCAATATGTCGATGCCGACGGCGACGTCATCGGCATGCGGGTCGATCTCGGCAAGGAGATCGCCGCGCGCCTGTGTCTCGCGCCGAAGTTCGTCAACATCGACTTCGACGCCCAGATTCCGGGTGTTCAGAGCGGTCGATGGGACATGATCGACACCGGGATGTTCTACACGCCGGCCCGCGCGGAAACGATCGACCTCGTGCCCTACGAGGTCCAGGCGGTGTCCATCTCGGTGCCGTCGGGCAATCCCGAATCGATCTCCACTGTCGACGACCTGGCGGGCAAAACGATCGGAGTCGAAGCGCCCGGATACGAATTCGACACTCTCACCGCGCTCGCTCAGCGATTCGCCGACACGGGCAAACCCGCGCTGAAGGTTCAGACGTTCAAGACGAACGCCGACGCCTACCAGGCATTGTCCGCGGGTCAACTCGACGGGACCTCCATCGTGGAGTCGGTCACGTCCTTCTACCAGAAGGACGGCCGTTTCGAGACCGCGGTCGGCGGTATCAACGAAGCACCCCTGGCCATGGGCTTCGCCAAGGACAGCAAGGCCGCGACCGAAGTGGCCCGCGTTCTCTCCGAGATGCGCGCCGACGGCTACCTCGCGAATCTGTTCGACCAGTACGGCGTCACCGGTTACGAGGGCGACATCACCGTGAGCACGGGTCCGCTGGACAGCTGA